A window of the Acidovorax sp. YS12 genome harbors these coding sequences:
- a CDS encoding RNA ligase RtcB family protein has product MGNSSLQGGAPQVRVFANDRVWIEDAAVQQLHTTARLPHMRAAVGLPDLHPGRGYPVGAAFFTVGHLYPALVGGDIGCGMALWRTGLRTHKVSPSGLEKQLGSIDGPLPDALMDDALAQLRALPTAPLPATEAMLAESLGTIGGGNHFAELQVVDAVYDASVALDAKHVHLLVHSGSRGLGGAILREHVERWGHAGLAAGCDDACAYLAAHDAALAYAACNRHWIAQRMLRALRTGGQCLLDVSHNHVLPAVARGEAGYLHRKGATPVGQGLVVIPGSRGDYSYLVAPRADCHDALDSLAHGAGRKWARADCMGRLAPRFPSEGLRRTRFGSTVVCADKALLYEEAPQAYKDVDAVVATLAEAGLARLVARLRPLLTYKKGALSACC; this is encoded by the coding sequence ATGGGCAATTCTTCCCTTCAAGGCGGCGCGCCACAGGTGCGCGTATTCGCCAACGACCGCGTGTGGATCGAAGACGCCGCGGTCCAGCAACTCCACACCACCGCGCGGCTGCCGCACATGCGCGCCGCCGTCGGCCTGCCGGACCTGCACCCCGGCCGGGGCTATCCGGTGGGCGCGGCCTTCTTCACCGTGGGCCACCTGTACCCGGCGCTGGTGGGCGGCGACATCGGCTGCGGCATGGCGCTGTGGCGCACCGGGCTGCGCACGCACAAGGTGTCGCCCAGCGGGCTGGAAAAGCAGCTCGGCAGCATCGACGGGCCGCTGCCCGATGCGCTCATGGACGACGCGCTGGCGCAGCTGCGCGCGCTGCCCACGGCGCCGCTGCCCGCCACCGAGGCCATGCTGGCCGAGAGCCTGGGCACCATCGGCGGCGGCAACCACTTTGCCGAGCTGCAGGTGGTCGATGCCGTGTACGACGCCAGCGTGGCGCTCGACGCCAAGCACGTGCACCTGCTGGTGCACAGCGGCTCGCGCGGGCTGGGCGGCGCCATCCTGCGCGAACACGTCGAGCGCTGGGGCCACGCCGGGCTGGCCGCAGGCTGCGACGATGCGTGCGCCTACCTGGCCGCGCACGACGCCGCGCTGGCCTACGCCGCGTGCAACCGCCACTGGATCGCCCAGCGCATGCTGCGCGCGCTGCGCACCGGCGGCCAGTGCCTGCTGGACGTGAGCCACAACCACGTGCTGCCCGCCGTGGCGCGGGGCGAGGCGGGCTACCTGCACCGCAAGGGTGCCACGCCGGTCGGCCAGGGCCTGGTGGTGATTCCCGGCTCGCGCGGCGACTACAGCTACCTCGTGGCGCCGCGGGCGGACTGCCACGACGCGCTCGATTCGCTGGCGCACGGGGCCGGGCGCAAGTGGGCGCGCGCGGACTGCATGGGGCGCCTGGCGCCGCGCTTTCCGTCCGAGGGGCTGCGCCGCACGCGCTTCGGCAGCACCGTGGTCTGCGCCGACAAGGCGCTGCTGTACGAGGAGGCGCCCCAGGCCTACAAGGACGTGGACGCCGTGGTGGCGACGCTGGCCGAGGCCGGCCTGGCGCGCCTGGTGGCCCGGCTGCGGCCGCTGCTGACCTACAAGAAAGGGGCGCTGTCCGCATGCTGCTGA
- a CDS encoding peptide chain release factor H produces the protein MLLIQITAAQGPAECERAVAITVRALLRDAGAHGIALAVAQEAGTPAGFRSVLLQGAASAAARQWLATWEGSVQCVFTSPWRPGHRRKNWFVGVQRCAVPEAVAGLDDGAIVYQACRASGKGGQHVNTTDSAVHALHVASGIAVKVMGERSQHANKRLARTLIALKLAERQAAQAEDAGRQRRLQHQAVQRGRPVRVLAG, from the coding sequence ATGCTGCTGATCCAGATCACCGCCGCGCAGGGCCCGGCGGAATGCGAACGCGCCGTGGCCATCACCGTGCGTGCCCTGCTGCGCGACGCCGGGGCCCACGGCATCGCGCTGGCCGTGGCGCAGGAGGCGGGCACGCCGGCGGGCTTCAGGTCGGTGCTGCTGCAGGGCGCGGCCAGCGCCGCGGCGCGGCAATGGCTGGCCACGTGGGAGGGCAGCGTGCAGTGCGTCTTCACCAGCCCCTGGCGGCCGGGCCACCGGCGCAAGAACTGGTTCGTGGGCGTGCAGCGCTGCGCCGTGCCCGAGGCCGTGGCGGGGCTGGACGACGGCGCCATCGTCTACCAGGCCTGCCGCGCCAGCGGCAAGGGCGGGCAGCACGTCAACACCACCGACTCGGCGGTGCACGCGCTGCACGTGGCCAGCGGCATCGCCGTCAAAGTGATGGGCGAGCGCAGCCAGCACGCCAACAAGCGCCTGGCGCGCACGCTCATCGCCCTCAAGCTGGCCGAGCGCCAGGCCGCGCAGGCCGAGGACGCGGGGCGCCAGCGGCGCCTGCAGCACCAGGCGGTGCAGCGCGGGCGGCCCGTGCGGGTGCTGGCGGGCTGA
- a CDS encoding aminopeptidase P N-terminal domain-containing protein, whose amino-acid sequence MTTPHAQRRQALARQLGAGGIALIPTATEQPRNRDNSFPFRHDSYFYYLTGFTEPQALLVLTAEGESTLFCAPKDLEREIWDGYRLGPEAAPAALGVDAAHSFAELAARLPRLLENRSQVWFPFATHPGLAAQVEGWLGQVRARARFGALCPAQQGDLCTLLDEMRLVKDAHELATMRRAAEISAGAHVRAMRQSARLLRAGQDLREYHLDAELLHEFRRHGAQSPAYGSIVAAGANACVLHYRADAAPLRDGELVLIDAGCELDGYASDITRTFPANGRFTGPQRALYDLVLASQEAAVAATRPGNRFNDPHDATVAVLAQGLLDLGLLDKGKAGSAQDVIEQRAYFPFYMHRTGHWLGMDVHDCGSYVEPAEVGQASARQDPLSGETITNRPSRILRPGMVLTIEPGLYVRPAAGVPEAFWNLGIRIEDDAVVTEGGCELITRGVPVAADAIEALMRD is encoded by the coding sequence ATGACCACACCCCATGCCCAGCGCCGCCAGGCCCTCGCGCGCCAACTCGGTGCCGGTGGCATCGCCCTCATCCCCACCGCCACCGAGCAGCCGCGCAACCGCGACAACAGCTTCCCGTTCCGCCACGACAGCTACTTCTACTACCTCACCGGCTTCACCGAGCCGCAGGCGCTGCTGGTGCTCACGGCCGAGGGCGAATCCACCCTGTTCTGCGCGCCCAAGGACCTGGAGCGCGAAATCTGGGATGGCTACCGCCTCGGCCCCGAGGCCGCGCCCGCCGCGCTCGGCGTCGATGCCGCGCACTCCTTCGCCGAACTGGCCGCGCGCCTGCCGCGCCTGCTGGAAAACCGCAGCCAGGTCTGGTTCCCGTTCGCCACCCATCCGGGCCTGGCCGCGCAGGTCGAAGGCTGGCTCGGCCAGGTGCGCGCGCGCGCGCGCTTCGGCGCGCTGTGCCCGGCGCAGCAGGGCGACCTGTGCACCCTGCTGGACGAAATGCGCCTGGTGAAGGATGCGCACGAGCTGGCCACCATGCGCCGCGCCGCCGAAATCAGCGCCGGCGCCCACGTGCGCGCCATGCGGCAATCGGCGCGCCTGCTGCGCGCGGGCCAGGATTTGCGCGAATACCACCTCGACGCCGAGCTGCTGCACGAATTCCGCCGCCACGGCGCGCAGTCCCCGGCCTACGGCTCCATCGTCGCGGCCGGCGCCAATGCCTGCGTGCTGCACTACCGCGCCGACGCCGCGCCGCTGCGCGACGGCGAGCTGGTGCTGATCGACGCCGGCTGCGAGCTCGACGGCTATGCCAGCGACATCACGCGCACCTTCCCGGCCAACGGGCGCTTCACCGGGCCGCAGCGCGCGCTCTACGACCTGGTGCTGGCCAGCCAGGAGGCCGCCGTGGCCGCCACGCGCCCCGGCAACCGCTTCAACGACCCGCACGACGCCACCGTGGCCGTGCTGGCCCAGGGCCTGCTCGACCTGGGCCTGCTCGACAAGGGCAAGGCCGGCAGCGCGCAGGACGTGATCGAGCAGCGCGCCTACTTCCCGTTCTACATGCACCGCACCGGCCACTGGCTGGGCATGGACGTGCACGACTGCGGCAGCTACGTCGAGCCTGCCGAGGTGGGCCAGGCGAGCGCGCGCCAGGACCCGCTGTCGGGCGAAACCATCACCAACCGCCCGAGCCGCATCCTGCGCCCGGGCATGGTGCTGACCATCGAGCCCGGCCTGTACGTGCGCCCCGCCGCGGGCGTGCCCGAGGCGTTCTGGAATCTCGGCATCCGCATCGAGGACGACGCCGTGGTCACCGAAGGCGGCTGCGAACTCATCACGCGCGGCGTGCCCGTGGCGGCTGACGCAATCGAGGCGCTGATGCGCGACTGA
- a CDS encoding long-chain-fatty-acid--CoA ligase has protein sequence MQDRPWLAAYPQGVPADIDPSQYPSLVALMDEAFAKYADRIAYSFMGKDISYAETDSLSRALAAYLQSLGLAKGDRVAIMMPNVPQYPVAVAAVLRAGYVVVNVNPLYTARELEHQLKDSGAKAIIIIENFATTLQGCVANTPIKHVVLCAMGDQLGLLKGALVNYVVRNVKKMVPEFDLPGAVRFNDAIAQGTRGSFKAPDIKPDDIALLQYTGGTTGVSKGAVLLQRNIIANVLQSEAWNAPVMGKVPAGEQPTAVCALPLYHIFAFTVNMMLSMRTGGKTILIPNPRDLPAVLKELSRHSFHSFPAVNTLFNGLANHPDFGKVNWKNLKISVGGGMAVQGAVAKLWLEKTGCPICEGYGLSETSPSASCNPVTATDYTGTIGVPIPSTYMKLLDDEGNEVTTQGQPGEIAIKGPQVMAGYWQRPDETAKVMTEDGYFKSGDIGIIDERGYFKIVDRKKDMVLVSGFNVYPNEVEDVVAKMPGVLECAVVGVPDEKTGEAVKLVIVKKDPALTEAQVKEFCRANLTGYKQPKVIEFRTDLPKTPVGKILRRELRDKK, from the coding sequence ATGCAAGACCGCCCCTGGCTGGCCGCTTACCCGCAAGGTGTTCCGGCCGACATCGACCCGTCGCAGTACCCGTCCCTGGTGGCCCTGATGGACGAAGCGTTCGCCAAGTACGCCGACCGGATCGCCTACAGCTTCATGGGCAAGGACATCAGCTACGCCGAGACCGACTCGCTCAGCCGCGCCCTCGCGGCCTACCTGCAGAGCCTGGGGCTGGCCAAGGGCGACCGCGTCGCCATCATGATGCCCAACGTGCCGCAGTACCCGGTCGCGGTGGCGGCCGTGCTGCGCGCGGGCTACGTGGTGGTCAACGTCAACCCGCTGTACACCGCGCGCGAGCTGGAGCACCAGCTCAAGGACTCCGGCGCCAAGGCCATCATCATCATCGAGAACTTCGCCACCACGCTGCAGGGTTGCGTGGCCAACACGCCCATCAAGCACGTGGTGCTGTGCGCCATGGGCGACCAGCTCGGCCTGCTCAAGGGCGCGCTGGTCAACTACGTGGTGCGCAACGTCAAGAAGATGGTGCCCGAGTTCGACCTGCCCGGCGCCGTGCGCTTCAACGACGCCATCGCCCAGGGCACGCGCGGCAGCTTCAAGGCGCCCGACATCAAGCCCGACGACATCGCGCTGCTGCAGTACACGGGCGGTACCACCGGCGTATCCAAGGGCGCCGTGCTGCTGCAGCGCAACATCATCGCCAACGTGCTGCAGTCCGAGGCCTGGAACGCCCCGGTGATGGGCAAGGTGCCTGCGGGCGAGCAGCCCACGGCGGTGTGCGCGCTGCCGCTGTACCACATCTTCGCCTTCACCGTGAACATGATGCTGTCCATGCGCACGGGCGGCAAGACCATCCTGATCCCCAACCCGCGCGACCTGCCCGCCGTGCTCAAGGAGCTGTCGCGCCACAGCTTCCACAGCTTCCCGGCGGTGAACACGCTGTTCAACGGCCTGGCCAACCACCCCGACTTCGGCAAGGTCAACTGGAAGAACCTGAAGATCTCCGTGGGCGGCGGCATGGCCGTGCAGGGCGCCGTGGCCAAGCTCTGGCTGGAGAAGACCGGCTGCCCCATCTGCGAAGGCTACGGCCTGTCGGAAACCAGCCCCTCGGCCAGCTGCAACCCGGTCACCGCGACCGACTACACCGGCACCATCGGCGTGCCCATCCCCAGCACCTACATGAAGCTGCTGGACGACGAGGGCAACGAAGTCACCACCCAGGGCCAGCCCGGCGAAATCGCCATCAAGGGCCCGCAGGTCATGGCCGGCTACTGGCAGCGTCCCGATGAAACCGCCAAGGTCATGACCGAGGACGGCTACTTCAAGAGCGGCGACATCGGCATCATCGACGAGCGCGGCTACTTCAAGATCGTGGACCGCAAGAAGGACATGGTGCTGGTCAGCGGCTTCAACGTCTACCCCAACGAGGTCGAGGACGTGGTGGCCAAGATGCCTGGCGTGCTCGAATGCGCCGTGGTGGGCGTGCCCGACGAGAAGACCGGCGAGGCCGTGAAGCTGGTCATCGTCAAGAAGGACCCGGCGCTGACCGAGGCGCAGGTCAAGGAGTTCTGCCGCGCCAACCTCACGGGCTACAAGCAGCCGAAGGTGATCGAGTTCCGCACCGACCTGCCCAAGACCCCCGTGGGCAAGATCCTGCGCCGCGAGCTGCGGGATAAGAAGTGA
- the pyk gene encoding pyruvate kinase, producing MQLLRATKIVATLGPASSDPQLLEQMVREGVNVVRLNFSHGKAQDHIDRAAMVREAAQRAGREVAIMADLQGPKIRVGKFAEGKVWLEPGAPFVLDASRTEPGDLQGVGLDYRELPRDVKPGDTLLLNDGLIVLTVEAVRGDAVHTTVKLGGELSNNKGINKQGGGLTAPALTAKDMEDIKTAMGFQADYVAVSFPKNAIDMEMARQLCNVAAADYGHRPALIAKIERAEAIPRLEEILRVSDGIMVARGDLAVEVGNAAVPALQKKMIRMARDMDKVVITATQMMESMITNPVPTRAEVSDVANAVLDGTDAVMLSAETAAGKYPLETVREMANICAAAEAAEDVELDADFTGRTFGRIDQSIAMGALFTAHHLGAKTIVALTDSGSTALWMSRHRIHIPIYALTPKVATQRKMALYRNVRPLLMDTSADRDTALEQAEMHLKARQIVQAGDIYAITCGEPMGQPGGTNMLKICRVA from the coding sequence ATGCAATTGCTTCGCGCCACCAAGATCGTCGCCACCCTGGGCCCCGCTTCCAGTGACCCCCAGCTGCTGGAGCAGATGGTCCGCGAGGGCGTCAACGTCGTGCGCCTGAACTTCAGCCACGGCAAGGCACAGGACCACATCGACCGCGCCGCCATGGTGCGCGAGGCCGCCCAGCGTGCCGGGCGCGAGGTGGCCATCATGGCCGACCTGCAGGGCCCGAAGATCCGCGTGGGCAAGTTCGCCGAGGGCAAGGTGTGGCTGGAGCCGGGTGCGCCCTTCGTGCTCGACGCCTCGCGCACCGAACCGGGCGACCTGCAGGGCGTGGGCCTGGACTACAGGGAGCTGCCGCGCGACGTGAAGCCGGGCGACACGCTGCTGCTCAACGACGGCCTGATCGTGCTCACCGTGGAGGCGGTGCGCGGCGACGCCGTGCACACCACCGTCAAGCTCGGCGGCGAGCTGTCCAACAACAAGGGCATCAACAAGCAGGGCGGCGGCCTGACGGCGCCCGCGCTCACCGCCAAGGACATGGAGGACATCAAGACCGCCATGGGCTTCCAGGCCGACTACGTGGCCGTGAGCTTTCCCAAGAACGCCATCGACATGGAGATGGCGCGCCAGCTGTGCAACGTGGCGGCGGCGGACTACGGCCACCGGCCCGCGCTGATCGCAAAAATAGAGCGCGCCGAGGCCATCCCGCGCCTGGAGGAAATCCTGCGCGTGTCCGACGGCATCATGGTCGCGCGCGGCGACCTCGCCGTGGAGGTGGGCAACGCCGCCGTGCCCGCGCTGCAGAAGAAGATGATCCGCATGGCGCGCGACATGGACAAGGTGGTCATCACCGCCACGCAGATGATGGAGAGCATGATCACCAACCCCGTGCCCACGCGCGCCGAGGTGAGCGACGTGGCCAACGCCGTGCTCGACGGCACCGACGCCGTGATGCTCAGCGCCGAGACCGCGGCGGGCAAGTACCCGCTGGAGACGGTGCGCGAGATGGCCAACATCTGCGCCGCCGCCGAGGCCGCCGAGGACGTGGAGCTGGACGCCGACTTCACCGGCCGCACCTTCGGCCGCATCGACCAGAGCATCGCCATGGGCGCGCTGTTCACCGCGCACCACCTGGGCGCCAAGACCATCGTGGCGCTGACCGACAGCGGCTCCACCGCGCTGTGGATGAGCCGCCACCGCATCCACATCCCGATCTACGCGCTCACCCCCAAGGTGGCCACGCAGCGCAAGATGGCGCTGTACCGCAACGTGCGCCCGCTGCTCATGGACACCAGCGCCGACCGCGACACCGCGCTGGAGCAGGCCGAGATGCACCTGAAGGCCCGCCAGATCGTGCAGGCCGGCGACATCTACGCCATCACCTGCGGCGAGCCCATGGGCCAGCCCGGCGGTACCAACATGCTGAAGATCTGCCGCGTGGCGTAA
- a CDS encoding prepilin-type N-terminal cleavage/methylation domain-containing protein, producing MPVPHPARTPRRPRQRGMTLISVLVSLLIFAFGLLSLAGLYARLLSAQTGNEMATSTQVFGNRFWALLQAHPGLVQALQAQGTSVTYTQASMGGAPAGLQPLLRDVFSSKALRLPDASVTITLGNDARGKACATTTPQTTVCGVGLRIDWPAQGGGTPRRQSYSFQVGGF from the coding sequence ATGCCCGTCCCGCACCCCGCCCGCACACCCCGCCGCCCGCGCCAGCGCGGCATGACGCTCATCAGCGTGCTTGTGTCGCTGCTCATCTTCGCCTTCGGCCTTCTGAGCCTGGCAGGGCTGTATGCGCGCCTGCTGTCGGCACAAACCGGCAACGAGATGGCCACCAGCACGCAGGTCTTCGGCAACCGCTTCTGGGCGCTGCTGCAGGCACACCCCGGGCTGGTGCAGGCGCTCCAGGCCCAAGGCACCAGCGTGACCTACACCCAGGCCAGCATGGGCGGCGCCCCGGCCGGGCTGCAGCCGCTGCTGCGCGACGTCTTCAGCAGCAAGGCCCTGCGCCTGCCGGACGCCAGCGTCACCATCACCCTGGGCAACGACGCGCGCGGCAAGGCCTGCGCCACCACCACGCCGCAGACCACCGTCTGCGGCGTCGGGCTGCGCATCGACTGGCCCGCGCAAGGCGGCGGCACCCCACGCAGGCAAAGCTATTCGTTCCAGGTCGGAGGGTTTTGA
- a CDS encoding nucleotidyltransferase family protein, with protein sequence MTTFPIPAMLLAAGRGERMRPLTDTCPKPLLAVQGVPLLEWHLRALADAGVRRVVVNTAWLGDRISSHFGLQPLLDKRQQLSISYSNEGRDFGRALETAGGIARALPQLGPVFWLAAGDVFAPDFVFAPEAAQAFAASPLLAHLWLVPNPPHHPRGDFGLSPEGLALNLPGADPAPRYTYSTLALLKAELFAPPWCDIPPGNPEGMAAPLAPLLRRAMDAGRVGAAPYTGRWTDVGTPERLQALNQGTTIAP encoded by the coding sequence ATGACCACGTTTCCGATCCCCGCCATGCTGCTGGCCGCCGGCCGTGGCGAACGCATGCGCCCGCTCACCGACACCTGCCCCAAGCCGCTGCTGGCCGTGCAGGGCGTGCCGCTGCTGGAATGGCATTTGCGTGCGCTGGCTGACGCGGGCGTGCGCCGCGTGGTGGTCAACACCGCCTGGCTGGGCGATCGAATTTCAAGCCATTTTGGCCTTCAGCCCTTGCTGGACAAGCGCCAGCAGCTATCGATTTCATACTCCAACGAGGGGCGCGACTTCGGCCGCGCGCTGGAGACGGCCGGCGGCATCGCGCGCGCGCTGCCGCAGCTCGGCCCGGTGTTTTGGCTTGCGGCGGGCGACGTGTTCGCGCCCGACTTCGTCTTCGCGCCCGAGGCCGCGCAGGCCTTCGCCGCCAGCCCCCTGCTGGCCCACCTGTGGCTGGTGCCGAACCCGCCGCACCACCCGCGCGGCGACTTCGGACTCTCGCCCGAGGGCCTGGCGCTGAACCTGCCCGGCGCCGACCCGGCGCCGCGCTACACCTACAGCACCCTGGCGCTGCTGAAGGCCGAACTGTTCGCGCCGCCCTGGTGCGACATTCCCCCCGGCAACCCCGAGGGCATGGCCGCGCCGCTGGCGCCGCTGCTGCGCCGCGCCATGGACGCGGGCCGCGTCGGCGCCGCGCCGTACACCGGCCGCTGGACCGATGTGGGCACGCCCGAGCGCCTGCAGGCGCTCAACCAGGGCACTACCATAGCGCCATGA
- a CDS encoding 5'-methylthioadenosine/adenosylhomocysteine nucleosidase → MSTAILSALPEEQAGLVQALAHPQRVIHAGRSFWRGELHERPVVLALSGIGKVAAATTATALIERFGASRILFTGVAGGVGDGVRVGDVVVASDYLQHDMDASPLFPRWELPGYGGARLACDTALTATLLQAASACLERAGGVFDAQDGGATPRVHQGLLASGDRFVSAAQDAHALRTSLHAAGHPVLAVEMEGAAVAQVCADYRVPFAAMRTISDRADDTAHVDFSRFVATVASRYADHIVGAWLRLL, encoded by the coding sequence ATGAGCACCGCCATCCTCAGCGCACTGCCTGAAGAACAGGCCGGCCTGGTGCAGGCGCTGGCGCATCCCCAGCGCGTCATCCACGCCGGGCGCTCCTTCTGGCGTGGGGAGCTGCACGAGCGGCCCGTGGTGCTGGCGCTGTCCGGCATCGGCAAGGTGGCGGCGGCCACCACGGCCACGGCGCTCATTGAGCGCTTTGGCGCGTCGCGCATCCTGTTCACGGGCGTGGCCGGCGGCGTGGGCGATGGCGTGCGCGTGGGCGACGTGGTGGTGGCCAGCGACTACCTGCAGCACGACATGGACGCCTCGCCCCTCTTCCCGCGCTGGGAGCTGCCCGGCTACGGCGGCGCGCGCTTGGCCTGCGACACGGCGCTGACTGCTACGCTTTTGCAAGCTGCCAGCGCTTGCCTGGAAAGGGCTGGGGGCGTTTTTGATGCGCAAGACGGCGGCGCCACGCCGCGCGTGCACCAGGGCCTGCTGGCCAGCGGCGACCGCTTCGTCTCGGCCGCGCAGGATGCGCATGCGCTGCGCACGTCGCTGCACGCGGCGGGCCACCCGGTGCTGGCCGTGGAGATGGAGGGCGCCGCCGTGGCCCAGGTCTGCGCCGACTACCGCGTGCCCTTCGCCGCCATGCGCACCATCTCGGACCGCGCCGACGACACGGCACACGTCGATTTCAGCCGCTTCGTCGCCACCGTGGCCAGCCGCTACGCCGACCACATCGTCGGGGCCTGGCTGCGTTTGCTCTGA
- a CDS encoding PilW family protein produces the protein MQTGFTLIELMVTLLIGMLLTLAVLVIQAELSRANMLLADASQRNDQARSALDLLQRDLGNALYMLGGTTPRCEATLQYTGAAATPVATLQGVTAQPQPAPLPASTAVADALLKPDAYAGGEGGVTNTSHMLAVTLVPSALRAPPATGVQSTPYKVVHNVVATAPSGQQAVNDGWLPLNSTTGIAAGDSLTLLLPLSGGTASGLACLRFTAGSLGTVSLPPPATGTVAAVRMGVPGKFADFTQPLRDAGLLAAGQVLANGQLAGTKLKNDGPAAGQGAVQTLVYYVARAANGASGSVPVLARATINADGTLAAQPAPVAAGVVSLQALFGVDGASAATPPTGGVTHYRTWQQVTASQLTGRVRTVLYAVVARTLQAHRQNPEVTQVNIPSPQLTAGDPVFTAFRPRTDDEKRDRYTVHTAEVALRNQIWGR, from the coding sequence GTGCAAACCGGCTTCACGCTGATCGAGCTCATGGTCACCCTGCTCATCGGCATGCTGCTGACGCTGGCGGTGCTCGTCATCCAGGCCGAACTCTCGCGCGCCAACATGCTGCTGGCCGACGCCAGCCAGCGCAACGACCAGGCCCGCTCGGCACTCGACCTGCTCCAGCGCGACCTGGGCAATGCCCTGTACATGCTGGGCGGCACCACGCCCCGGTGCGAGGCCACGCTGCAGTACACCGGCGCTGCAGCCACGCCCGTGGCCACCCTCCAGGGCGTCACCGCCCAGCCCCAGCCCGCGCCGCTGCCGGCCAGCACCGCCGTGGCGGATGCGCTGCTCAAGCCCGATGCCTACGCGGGCGGCGAAGGCGGCGTCACCAACACCAGCCACATGCTCGCCGTCACGCTGGTGCCCTCGGCCCTGCGCGCGCCGCCCGCCACCGGCGTGCAAAGCACGCCCTACAAGGTGGTGCACAACGTGGTGGCCACGGCCCCCTCGGGCCAGCAAGCCGTGAACGACGGCTGGCTGCCGCTGAACAGCACCACGGGCATCGCCGCGGGCGACTCCCTCACGCTGCTGCTGCCCCTGTCGGGCGGCACCGCGAGCGGCCTGGCCTGCCTGCGCTTCACCGCGGGCAGCCTGGGCACGGTTTCGCTGCCGCCCCCGGCCACCGGCACGGTCGCGGCGGTGCGCATGGGCGTGCCCGGCAAGTTCGCCGACTTCACCCAGCCGCTGCGCGACGCGGGCCTGCTGGCGGCCGGCCAGGTGCTGGCCAACGGCCAGCTCGCCGGCACCAAGCTCAAGAACGACGGCCCCGCCGCCGGCCAGGGCGCCGTGCAGACCCTGGTGTACTACGTGGCCCGCGCCGCCAATGGGGCATCGGGCTCGGTGCCCGTGCTGGCGCGCGCCACCATCAACGCCGACGGCACACTGGCCGCCCAGCCCGCGCCCGTGGCCGCCGGGGTGGTGAGCCTGCAGGCCCTGTTCGGCGTGGACGGCGCCAGCGCCGCCACGCCGCCCACCGGCGGCGTGACCCACTACCGCACTTGGCAGCAGGTCACGGCCAGCCAGCTCACGGGCCGCGTGCGCACGGTGCTGTACGCCGTGGTGGCACGCACGCTGCAGGCGCACCGCCAGAACCCCGAGGTCACGCAGGTGAACATTCCGAGCCCGCAGCTCACGGCGGGCGACCCGGTGTTCACCGCCTTCCGGCCCCGCACCGACGATGAAAAGCGCGACCGCTACACGGTGCACACCGCCGAGGTGGCGCTGCGCAACCAGATATGGGGGCGCTGA
- a CDS encoding fructose-bisphosphate aldolase class II, translating to MPLVSMRELLDHAAEAGYGIPAFNVNNLEQVQAVMAAADEVGAPVILQASAGARKYAGESFIKHLIAAASEAYPHIPLVMHQDHGTSPAICQGALDLGFGSVMMDGSLREDGKTPSDFAYNVDVTRQVVAMAHRIGATVEGELGCLGSLETGEAGEEDGVGAAGKLDHSQMLTDPEEAAQFVTATQLDALAIAIGTSHGAYKFTRPPTGDVLAISRVKAIHARIPNTHLVMHGSSSVPQDLLALINQYGGKMKETYGVPVTEIQEAIKYGVRKINIDTDIRLAMTGAVRKFHAENPDKFDMREWMKPAREAAKAICKQRYLEFGCEGQAAKIKGVPLAAMAQKYAAGELAQVVR from the coding sequence ATGCCTCTCGTCTCGATGCGCGAACTGCTCGACCATGCCGCCGAAGCCGGCTATGGCATCCCCGCCTTCAACGTCAACAACCTGGAGCAGGTGCAGGCCGTCATGGCCGCGGCCGACGAAGTGGGCGCGCCCGTGATCCTGCAGGCCAGCGCCGGCGCGCGCAAGTACGCGGGCGAGAGCTTCATCAAGCACCTGATCGCTGCCGCCAGCGAGGCCTACCCGCACATCCCGCTGGTCATGCACCAGGACCACGGCACCTCGCCCGCCATCTGCCAGGGTGCGCTCGACCTGGGCTTCGGCTCGGTGATGATGGACGGCTCGCTGCGCGAGGACGGCAAGACCCCGTCCGACTTCGCCTACAACGTGGACGTGACGCGCCAGGTGGTCGCCATGGCGCACCGGATCGGCGCCACCGTCGAGGGCGAGCTGGGCTGCCTGGGCTCGCTGGAGACCGGCGAGGCGGGCGAGGAAGACGGCGTTGGCGCCGCCGGCAAGCTGGACCACAGCCAGATGCTGACCGACCCCGAGGAAGCCGCGCAGTTCGTCACGGCTACGCAGCTCGACGCGCTGGCCATCGCCATCGGCACCAGCCACGGCGCCTACAAGTTCACGCGCCCGCCCACGGGCGACGTGCTGGCCATCAGCCGCGTCAAGGCAATCCACGCGCGCATTCCCAACACCCACCTGGTGATGCACGGCTCCTCCAGCGTGCCGCAGGACCTGCTGGCCCTCATCAACCAGTACGGCGGCAAGATGAAGGAAACCTACGGCGTGCCCGTGACGGAAATCCAGGAAGCCATCAAGTACGGCGTGCGCAAGATCAACATCGACACCGACATCCGCCTGGCCATGACCGGCGCGGTGCGCAAGTTCCACGCCGAGAACCCCGACAAGTTCGACATGCGCGAATGGATGAAGCCCGCGCGCGAGGCCGCCAAGGCCATCTGCAAGCAGCGCTACCTGGAATTCGGCTGCGAAGGCCAGGCCGCCAAGATCAAGGGCGTGCCGCTGGCCGCGATGGCGCAGAAATACGCCGCCGGGGAACTCGCGCAGGTCGTGCGCTGA